A portion of the Suricata suricatta isolate VVHF042 chromosome 11, meerkat_22Aug2017_6uvM2_HiC, whole genome shotgun sequence genome contains these proteins:
- the TREH gene encoding trehalase, which yields MPGRAFVLCQLLLLGLGCQGTLPPPCDSQIYCHGELLHQVQMAKLFQDDKQFVDMPLSTTPDQVLQHFRELAASHNDSIPRPLLHAFVQEHFRGVGQELEPWTPADWKDSPRFLQKIADPKLRVWGEQLHQLWKKLGKKPGLRPGVLPLLTVACAQHYLLDTFSPLRLRDLSGFAQGCPASVLPAGPQGWHPLAAPGPPPAPQHPQEQSPYDISNGGQPGGGGEYEVQEGFGWTNGVVLMLLDRYGDRLSSGTQPASLAPHALPLALPLALLPSLLPQ from the exons CCAGATTTACTGCCACGGGGAGCTCCTGCACCAAGTTCAGATGGCCAAGCTCTTCCAGGACGACAAGCAGTTTGTGGACATGCCGCTGTCCACGACTCCAG ACCAGGTTCTGCAGCACTTCCGGGAGCTGGCTGCCAGCCACAACGACAGCATTCCCCGGCCGCTGCTGCACGCCTTCGTCCAGGAGCACTTCCGGGGCGTGGGGCAGGAGCTGGAGCCCTGGACCCCCGCCGACTGGAAGGACAG CCCCCGGTTCCTGCAGAAGATCGCGGACCCCAAGCTGCGGGTGTGGGGGGAGCAGCTGCACCAGCTCTGGAAGAAACTGGGAAAGAAG CCAGGCCTCCGCCCAGGAGTATTGCCTCTGCTGACTGTGGCCTGTGCTCAGCACTATTTGTTAGACACTTTCTCTCCTTTGAGGCTCAGAGACCTCAGTGGGTTTGCCCAAGGCTGCCCAGCATCTGTCCTCCCAGCCGGCCCCCAGGGCTGGCACCCACTGGCTGCTCCaggcccgccccccgccccccagcacccccaggagCAAAGCCCG TATGACATCAGCAACGGCGGTCAGCCGGGTGGTGGAGGGGAGTATGAAGTTCAG GAGGGCTTTGGCTGGACCAATGGCGTGGTCCTGATGCTCCTGGACCGCTACGGTGACCGACTGAGCTCGGGGACCCAGCCAGCTTCCCTGGCGCCCCACGCCCTCCCGCTTGCCCTCCCGCTTGccctcctgcccagcctcctgccccagtGA